CCGCTGTACTACATGTTCAAAGAGGTCGGCCTCTACGACAGCGTCTGGGCGGTGATCATCGTCTTCACGGTCGTGCAGGCGGCGTTCGGCACCTACCTGCTCTCGGCGGTGTACGGCACGTTCCCGAAAGAGGTGCTGGAGGCGGCATCGATCGACGGTGCCACCCGCTGGCAGATCCTCTGGCGGGTCGTCTTCCCCATCAGCCGTCCCACGCTGTCGGTGCTGCTCATCTTCTTCTTCATCTGGACGTGGAACGAGTTCCTCATCCCGTTGACCCTCCTCGCCTCCAACGCCAACCAGACGGTGCCGGTCGCCATCAGCGTGCTGCAGGGCGATCGCCTGATGGACGTGACGACGACGAGCGCCTCTGCGCTGCTCGGCATCATCCCCACGCTCATCTTCTTCCTCATCTTCCAGCGCACCCTCACGCGCGGCATCACGGCAGGAGCAGTCAAGTAATGAAGTTCACCGACGGGTTCTGGCAGCTGCGCCCCGGAGTCACCGCGCTGTACGCCCAAGAGGCGTACGACATCGAACCGACGGATGCCACGGCCGACGGCCCCGGCATCCGGATCACCGCCCCCACCGGCGTGATCACCGGCCGCGGTGCGACCCTCAACCGCCCCGTGCTCACCGTCACGCTGTCCTCACCGCTGGAGGGCGTGATCCGTGTGCGCGTCTCCCACCACGAGGGCGGTCGCCGGCACGGCGGCTTCGAAACGCCCGGCGCCGTGGCGGGAGGCGTCGGCGACGTGGAGATCGGTGCCGACGGCGGCGTGCTGCGCACCGGCACGCTCGCGGCCCGGATCGCATCCGGGGTGCCCTGGTCGCTGGCCTTCGAGGTCGACGGTCGCCGCGTCACCGGCAGCGGCAACAAGGCGCAGGGCTATGTGCGGCTCG
This genomic window from Candidatus Microbacterium phytovorans contains:
- a CDS encoding carbohydrate ABC transporter permease, which gives rise to MAATTVLIADAAAPRAAKPQRRPRGGMTRKRGIDWLMLVLVSLGALLVLAPFYLVLVNSFKSPVDYANSGPLAFPEALDFTGIQKFWERVNFPQKVWNSIFISGIVAVLAVLLSMLNAFAIGIGRVRGRTWIVLLFLLANLLPQEALLYPLYYMFKEVGLYDSVWAVIIVFTVVQAAFGTYLLSAVYGTFPKEVLEAASIDGATRWQILWRVVFPISRPTLSVLLIFFFIWTWNEFLIPLTLLASNANQTVPVAISVLQGDRLMDVTTTSASALLGIIPTLIFFLIFQRTLTRGITAGAVK